A stretch of Sinorhizobium meliloti DNA encodes these proteins:
- a CDS encoding Lrp/AsnC family transcriptional regulator, with protein MLDELDRRILEILAANARVSLKELAQEAGLSSPSAAERLRKLEERGVLDGFTISVNPARLGYPLQAIVRIRPMPGMLHIVERLIQETPEFIECDKVTGDDCFIAKMLVRDMAELDTILDRIAEKAQTNTSIVKSSPVKRRLPPLI; from the coding sequence ATGTTGGACGAGCTCGACCGCCGCATTCTCGAAATTTTGGCCGCCAACGCCCGGGTGTCGCTGAAGGAACTGGCGCAGGAGGCGGGCCTTTCCTCGCCGAGTGCGGCGGAGCGGCTGCGCAAGCTCGAGGAGCGCGGCGTGCTCGACGGCTTCACGATCTCGGTCAATCCGGCGCGTCTCGGCTATCCGCTGCAGGCGATCGTCCGCATCCGGCCGATGCCGGGCATGCTGCATATCGTTGAAAGGCTGATCCAGGAAACGCCCGAATTCATTGAATGCGACAAGGTCACGGGGGACGACTGCTTCATCGCCAAGATGCTGGTGCGCGACATGGCGGAACTCGACACGATCCTCGATCGCATCGCGGAAAAGGCGCAGACGAACACGTCGATCGTCAAATCCTCGCCGGTCAAGCGGCGCCTGCCACCGCTTATTTAG
- a CDS encoding LysE family translocator, with protein MPEIQNLLGFALIALGMVLTPGPNMIYLISRSICQGPGAGLISLGGIALGFVCYMVSAALGITALLLAVPFAYDVLRFAGALYLLYLAWQAVRPGGRSIFQVRDLPKDRPRKLFAMGLFTSLLNPKVAILYLSLLPQFIRPEAGNVLAQSLVFGSVQIAISVSVNALIAVTAGAVAAFLSGRPSFMLVQRWLMSTALAGLAISMAAEARR; from the coding sequence ATGCCCGAAATTCAGAACCTCCTGGGCTTCGCACTGATCGCACTCGGCATGGTGCTGACGCCGGGGCCGAACATGATCTATCTGATCTCGCGCTCGATCTGCCAGGGACCGGGGGCGGGGCTGATCTCGCTTGGGGGAATAGCGCTCGGCTTCGTCTGTTACATGGTGTCTGCCGCGCTCGGCATTACCGCCCTGCTTCTTGCGGTCCCTTTTGCCTATGATGTCCTTCGTTTCGCAGGTGCGCTTTACCTGCTTTATCTCGCCTGGCAGGCGGTTCGTCCCGGCGGCCGCTCGATCTTTCAAGTACGCGACCTGCCGAAGGATCGCCCGCGCAAGCTCTTCGCGATGGGCCTCTTCACCAGCCTGCTCAACCCGAAGGTGGCCATCCTCTACCTGTCGCTGCTGCCGCAATTCATCCGCCCCGAGGCCGGCAACGTGCTCGCGCAGTCCCTCGTCTTCGGCAGCGTGCAGATCGCGATCAGCGTCAGCGTCAATGCGCTGATCGCGGTGACCGCCGGAGCGGTGGCCGCCTTCCTCTCTGGCCGCCCGTCCTTCATGCTGGTGCAGCGCTGGCTCATGAGCACGGCGCTCGCGGGTCTTGCCATCAGCATGGCCGCGGAGGCGCGGCGTTAG
- a CDS encoding DMT family transporter produces MSKQVQGYVFLSLAMVLVGSTVIASKIIAAGLPPFTATALRFAIAFPLFLGLMRATGASWPKLPKSDWLVLLFQAGAGSVGYTTLLISGLKLTSAADAGVIIGTLPVVSAAIAIMVLGERPHRSVLAAACLAAAGVLAIVFRPDANAAHSLAGSALIFGAVICEGLFILLNKRVSVAIPPLGLSALMTGFGGAIALPFALAELPSMGATGVPALAAVAYYALVPTVGGFVLWYAGLQKVSGTEASVFTALAPVSALLLAAAVLGETITANQMIGMACVLVAVLSLGLRRASPERAGEA; encoded by the coding sequence ATGTCGAAGCAAGTTCAGGGATATGTCTTTTTGTCGCTCGCCATGGTGCTCGTCGGCAGCACCGTGATCGCGAGCAAGATCATCGCCGCCGGCCTGCCGCCGTTCACGGCAACGGCGCTGCGTTTTGCCATCGCCTTCCCTCTTTTCCTGGGCCTGATGCGAGCAACCGGGGCGTCCTGGCCCAAGCTGCCGAAGAGCGATTGGCTCGTCCTCCTGTTTCAGGCAGGCGCCGGCAGCGTCGGCTATACGACTCTGCTCATTTCCGGCCTGAAGCTCACCTCCGCGGCCGATGCCGGCGTCATCATCGGGACGCTTCCCGTCGTCTCCGCCGCGATCGCCATCATGGTTCTCGGCGAGCGTCCGCATCGCTCCGTGCTCGCCGCCGCTTGCCTGGCGGCGGCCGGCGTTCTCGCGATCGTCTTCCGGCCGGATGCGAACGCCGCGCATTCGCTCGCCGGCAGCGCCCTGATCTTCGGCGCGGTCATCTGCGAAGGCCTGTTCATTCTGCTCAACAAGCGCGTCAGCGTCGCGATTCCGCCGCTTGGCCTGTCGGCGCTGATGACGGGCTTCGGCGGTGCAATTGCGCTCCCGTTCGCGCTTGCAGAGCTTCCTTCGATGGGTGCGACAGGCGTCCCGGCCCTCGCGGCGGTCGCCTATTACGCGCTCGTGCCGACGGTCGGGGGCTTCGTGCTCTGGTATGCGGGACTTCAGAAGGTGAGCGGCACGGAGGCCTCGGTCTTCACCGCCTTGGCACCGGTTTCCGCGCTGCTCCTCGCCGCCGCCGTTCTCGGCGAGACGATCACCGCCAATCAGATGATCGGCATGGCATGCGTGCTGGTCGCCGTGCTGAGCCTCGGCCTTCGCAGGGCCAGTCCGGAGCGGGCCGGAGAGGCGTAA
- a CDS encoding LysE family translocator, with protein MTLAALLAYSGALFIAGIIPGPGVTALVARALGSGFRETFFMGLGLIVGDMVYLTAVVLGLAFIAQTFTTAFLVVKIAGALYLGYIAWKLWTAGLLSQNIEARKSTSAALSFLSGLTVTLGNPKTMLFYVALVPTLIDLASIGMRDYGLLLVATFLVLLAVLLPYMLLAARARSLLKEPQALKVLNRAAAGILAGTAAYIATRAT; from the coding sequence GTGACACTTGCGGCTCTTCTCGCCTATAGCGGCGCTCTCTTCATCGCCGGGATCATTCCCGGCCCGGGCGTGACGGCGCTCGTTGCCCGAGCCCTGGGATCGGGCTTTCGGGAAACCTTCTTCATGGGCCTCGGCCTCATCGTCGGCGACATGGTCTATCTGACGGCGGTGGTGCTCGGGCTCGCCTTCATCGCCCAGACATTCACGACCGCGTTCCTGGTCGTGAAGATCGCCGGCGCGCTCTATCTCGGCTATATCGCCTGGAAGCTCTGGACGGCCGGGCTCCTGTCGCAGAACATCGAGGCGCGGAAGTCGACGAGTGCGGCGCTCTCCTTCCTCTCGGGTCTGACGGTCACGCTCGGCAATCCGAAGACGATGCTTTTCTATGTGGCGCTGGTTCCGACGCTGATCGATCTCGCCTCGATCGGGATGCGCGACTACGGACTGCTGCTTGTGGCGACTTTCCTCGTGCTTCTTGCCGTGCTGCTGCCCTATATGCTGCTTGCGGCCCGAGCCCGCTCGCTCCTGAAAGAGCCGCAGGCACTGAAGGTTCTGAACCGGGCCGCGGCCGGCATTCTCGCCGGAACGGCCGCCTACATTGCGACCCGCGCGACCTGA
- a CDS encoding AraC family transcriptional regulator encodes MAKGHFRVLPRRIAGVDVVEATTNHSFARHTHEQFGIGLIHAGAQTSLSGRGTVEAEAGDVITVNPGEVHDGAPIGDAGRSWRMLYLDPPLVASLVDDVTEGKRSGCEFSDPVIRSTGLAARFGAIFAAAGAADGTETMLRWDELAVTLFAEAMQLAPTDAPAGVPRSVASAISLIEDDPLASLTLADLALESGLSRFQLVRGFSRATGLTPHAYLLQRRIDIVRRLIAEGTPLAEAAAAGGFVDQSHMTRVFVRKYGFSPGAYAQAVN; translated from the coding sequence ATGGCGAAAGGGCATTTCAGGGTGCTGCCGCGCCGCATCGCCGGCGTCGACGTGGTGGAAGCGACGACGAACCACAGTTTCGCGCGCCATACGCACGAGCAGTTCGGCATCGGCCTGATCCATGCGGGCGCGCAGACGTCGCTGAGCGGCCGCGGAACCGTCGAGGCGGAAGCGGGCGACGTGATCACCGTCAATCCCGGTGAGGTCCATGACGGCGCCCCCATCGGCGACGCGGGCCGGTCCTGGCGGATGCTCTATCTCGATCCGCCGCTGGTCGCCTCGCTCGTCGATGACGTCACCGAAGGGAAAAGGTCGGGTTGCGAATTCTCGGACCCGGTGATCAGAAGCACCGGGCTGGCAGCCCGCTTCGGCGCGATCTTCGCGGCTGCCGGGGCCGCCGACGGCACCGAGACGATGCTTCGCTGGGATGAACTGGCCGTCACCCTGTTCGCGGAGGCGATGCAGCTTGCCCCGACGGATGCACCGGCAGGCGTGCCGAGGTCGGTCGCCTCGGCCATAAGCCTGATCGAGGACGATCCGCTGGCGTCGCTTACGCTCGCGGACCTCGCCCTCGAGAGCGGCCTGAGCCGCTTCCAGCTCGTGCGCGGCTTTTCCAGGGCGACGGGGCTTACGCCCCATGCCTATCTCCTCCAACGCCGGATAGACATCGTCCGGCGGCTGATCGCCGAGGGCACGCCGCTCGCGGAAGCGGCAGCGGCCGGGGGCTTCGTAGACCAGAGCCACATGACACGCGTGTTCGTGCGCAAATACGGCTTCTCGCCCGGTGCCTATGCGCAAGCGGTGAACTGA
- the iolB gene encoding 5-deoxy-glucuronate isomerase produces MSRLLVKPKAQAGLMQEITPESAGWTYVGFALHRLQPGETAGGETGEKELCLVLVSGKAKISVDGEDFGELGERMTPFEGRPYAVYVPKGSSWQAEAATALDLAVCSAPGGEGFKAKVIRPGTHPQMTRGKGTNTRYVTNIMPEDDGSAQSLLVVEVITPGGHTSSYPPHKHDEDNLPAESYLEETYYHRLNPPQGFAMQRVYTDARSLDETMAVEDGDVTLVPKGYHPVAAIHGYDSYYLNVMAGPKRIWKFHNAREHEWLFTGV; encoded by the coding sequence ATGTCGAGACTGCTCGTCAAACCCAAGGCCCAGGCCGGCCTGATGCAGGAGATCACGCCCGAGAGCGCCGGCTGGACCTATGTCGGCTTCGCACTTCATCGGCTGCAGCCGGGCGAAACGGCCGGCGGCGAAACGGGGGAGAAGGAGCTCTGCCTCGTGCTCGTCAGCGGCAAGGCGAAGATTTCCGTCGACGGCGAGGACTTCGGCGAGCTCGGCGAGCGCATGACGCCTTTCGAGGGCCGGCCCTATGCGGTCTATGTGCCGAAGGGCAGCAGCTGGCAGGCCGAAGCGGCCACCGCTCTCGACCTCGCCGTCTGCTCCGCGCCGGGCGGCGAAGGCTTCAAGGCGAAGGTCATCCGCCCCGGTACGCATCCGCAGATGACGCGCGGCAAGGGCACCAACACACGCTACGTCACCAACATCATGCCGGAGGACGACGGATCGGCGCAGTCGCTGCTTGTCGTAGAGGTGATCACGCCGGGCGGTCACACCTCCTCCTATCCGCCGCACAAGCACGACGAGGACAATCTCCCGGCCGAAAGCTATCTCGAGGAGACCTATTATCACCGCCTCAACCCGCCGCAGGGTTTTGCCATGCAGCGCGTCTATACCGACGCCCGCTCGCTGGACGAGACCATGGCGGTGGAGGATGGCGACGTAACGCTGGTACCGAAGGGCTACCATCCGGTCGCTGCGATCCACGGCTACGATTCCTATTATCTCAACGTCATGGCGGGGCCGAAGCGGATCTGGAAGTTCCACAATGCGAGGGAACACGAGTGGCTGTTCACCGGCGTTTAA
- the cysK gene encoding cysteine synthase A, translated as MPEARKPGRGRVFSSITETIGDTPIVRLDKLAKEKGVKANLLAKLEFFNPIGSVKDRIGVAMIESLEAQGKITPGRTTLVEPTSGNTGIALAFVAAAKGYRLILTMPETMSVERRKMLTLLGAELVLTEGAKGMKGAIAKAQELTETLPDAIIPQQFENPANPEIHRTTTAEEIWNDTEGAVDILVSGIGTGGTITGAGQVLKARKPSVRVIAVEPEESPILSGGAPGPHKIQGIGAGFAPAILDTSVYDEVVTVNAGEAIEAARLVARLEGVPVGISAGAALQAAIEVGQREENAGRNIVVIIPSFAERYLSTVLFEGLGA; from the coding sequence ATGCCTGAAGCGCGCAAGCCCGGCCGCGGCCGCGTCTTTTCCTCGATCACCGAGACGATCGGCGACACTCCCATCGTGCGGCTGGACAAGCTCGCCAAGGAAAAGGGCGTGAAGGCGAACCTGCTCGCCAAGCTCGAATTCTTCAACCCGATCGGCTCCGTCAAGGACCGCATCGGCGTCGCGATGATCGAATCGCTCGAGGCGCAAGGGAAGATCACGCCCGGCCGCACGACGCTGGTCGAGCCGACTTCGGGCAATACGGGCATAGCACTCGCCTTCGTCGCGGCCGCCAAGGGCTACAGGCTGATCCTCACCATGCCCGAGACGATGTCGGTCGAACGCCGCAAGATGCTGACGCTTCTCGGTGCCGAACTGGTGCTGACGGAAGGCGCCAAGGGCATGAAGGGCGCAATCGCCAAGGCCCAGGAACTCACCGAGACGCTGCCCGACGCGATCATTCCGCAGCAGTTCGAGAACCCGGCCAATCCGGAAATCCACCGCACGACGACCGCCGAGGAGATCTGGAACGACACGGAAGGCGCAGTCGACATCCTCGTGTCCGGCATCGGCACCGGCGGCACCATCACCGGTGCCGGCCAGGTGCTCAAGGCCCGTAAGCCATCGGTCAGGGTGATCGCCGTCGAGCCCGAAGAATCCCCTATCCTTTCCGGCGGCGCCCCGGGTCCGCACAAGATCCAGGGTATCGGCGCGGGTTTCGCACCGGCGATCCTCGACACGAGCGTCTATGACGAAGTCGTCACGGTAAATGCGGGCGAGGCCATAGAGGCGGCGCGGCTCGTCGCCAGACTCGAAGGCGTGCCGGTCGGCATTTCCGCCGGTGCCGCGCTCCAGGCGGCGATAGAGGTGGGACAGCGCGAGGAAAACGCCGGCAGGAATATCGTCGTGATCATTCCGTCCTTTGCCGAACGGTATCTTTCGACGGTGCTGTTCGAGGGATTGGGAGCCTAG
- a CDS encoding YifB family Mg chelatase-like AAA ATPase: protein MVARVSTVAFQGIEGVPVDVQVMVAPGKVGMQIVGLPDKAVAESRERVQAALHASGLALPAKRVTVNLAPADLPKEGSHFDLAIALGLMAALGAVPADALSGYVVIGELNLDGTIAAVAGALPAAIGANALGKGLICPAESGPEAAWAGSEIDILAPRSLIAIANHFRGTQVLSRPEPAVRAAAGGLPDLADIKGQESAKRALEVAAAGNHNLLMVGPPGSGKSMLAARLPSILPPLSPAELLEVSMIHSIAGQLPGGKLSDRRPFRAPHHSATMAALIGGGFRAKPGEASLAHNGVLFLDEFPEFAPQALDALRQPLETATCIIARANHRVTYPAAIQLIAAMNPCRCGMAGEPGRSCARGPRCMADYQARISGPLMDRIDIRVDVPAVSAADLIRPGTSEPSAAVARRVARARELQRDRFAGLGHPELTSNARSSTTMIEKIAEPDAAGLQLLRDAAEKMKFSARGYHRVLKVARTLADLDAAPTVGRIHLAEAISYRVAGERLPVAA from the coding sequence ATGGTCGCGCGCGTCAGCACGGTTGCGTTTCAGGGTATCGAGGGCGTTCCGGTCGACGTCCAGGTGATGGTTGCACCCGGCAAGGTCGGTATGCAGATCGTCGGACTGCCGGACAAGGCGGTGGCCGAAAGCCGCGAGCGCGTCCAGGCGGCGCTTCATGCATCGGGGCTGGCGCTTCCCGCCAAGCGGGTGACCGTCAATCTGGCGCCGGCGGACCTTCCGAAAGAGGGAAGCCATTTCGATCTCGCCATCGCGCTCGGCCTGATGGCGGCGCTCGGCGCTGTCCCTGCGGACGCGCTGTCCGGTTATGTCGTCATCGGCGAGCTCAATCTCGACGGCACGATCGCAGCCGTCGCCGGCGCGCTGCCGGCGGCGATCGGCGCGAATGCGCTCGGCAAGGGGCTGATCTGCCCGGCGGAAAGCGGGCCCGAGGCGGCCTGGGCCGGATCGGAGATCGATATTCTCGCCCCGCGCAGCCTGATCGCGATCGCCAATCATTTCCGCGGCACGCAGGTGCTTTCCCGCCCCGAGCCGGCGGTCCGGGCGGCCGCCGGGGGCCTTCCCGATCTTGCCGACATCAAGGGCCAGGAAAGCGCCAAGCGGGCGCTGGAGGTCGCGGCGGCGGGCAACCATAATCTGCTGATGGTCGGCCCGCCCGGTTCCGGCAAGTCGATGCTTGCGGCGCGGCTCCCCTCCATCCTGCCGCCGCTTTCGCCCGCCGAACTGCTCGAAGTCTCGATGATCCATTCGATCGCCGGGCAATTGCCGGGCGGCAAGCTCTCGGACCGCCGGCCCTTCCGTGCGCCGCACCATTCCGCCACCATGGCGGCGCTGATCGGCGGCGGCTTCCGCGCGAAACCGGGAGAGGCGTCGCTCGCCCATAACGGCGTGCTCTTTCTCGACGAATTTCCGGAATTTGCGCCTCAGGCGCTCGACGCTCTGCGCCAGCCGCTCGAAACCGCCACCTGCATCATCGCGCGCGCCAATCATCGCGTCACCTATCCGGCGGCGATCCAGCTCATTGCCGCCATGAACCCCTGCCGCTGCGGCATGGCCGGCGAGCCGGGCCGGAGCTGCGCCCGCGGGCCGCGCTGCATGGCCGATTACCAGGCGCGGATCTCCGGCCCGCTGATGGACCGTATCGATATCCGCGTCGACGTCCCGGCCGTCAGCGCCGCCGACTTGATCCGCCCCGGCACCTCCGAGCCGAGCGCCGCCGTCGCCCGCCGCGTCGCCCGCGCCCGCGAGCTGCAGAGAGACCGCTTCGCCGGCCTCGGCCATCCCGAGCTGACGAGCAACGCCCGCTCATCGACGACGATGATCGAAAAGATCGCCGAGCCCGACGCCGCCGGCCTGCAGCTACTGCGCGATGCGGCGGAAAAGATGAAATTCTCGGCGCGCGGCTATCATCGGGTGCTGAAGGTCGCCCGCACCCTCGCCGATCTCGATGCGGCGCCGACGGTCGGTCGCATCCACCTCGCCGAAGCGATCTCCTACAGGGTGGCGGGAGAGAGACTGCCGGTCGCCGCGTAG
- a CDS encoding DMT family transporter: MDKDIRRGSAEMTAAMLISGTIGWFVLMSGQPVAGVVFWRCVFGAATLAALAAVFGLIDLRHLRMKVIVLSALGGVAIVVNWLLLFAAYPRASISIATMVYNTQPFMLLGLGALFLGEKITASKLLWLSLSFAGMIAIVLAKPAGTYEPSDYLAGIALSLGAAFFYAIAALVTKLLKGTPPHLIALVQVITGAAMLAPFALVAPLPQGMVQWALLLTVGVVHTGIMYILLYGAIQKLPTHMTGALSFIYPVAAILVDRIAFGHALQPVQIAGSVAILIAAAGTNLGWTLKPSSPSAKRPAEGSL, from the coding sequence ATGGATAAGGACATACGGCGCGGAAGCGCGGAAATGACGGCGGCGATGCTTATTTCGGGAACGATCGGCTGGTTCGTGCTGATGTCAGGCCAGCCCGTCGCGGGCGTCGTCTTCTGGCGTTGCGTGTTCGGGGCTGCAACGCTCGCCGCGCTTGCGGCGGTCTTCGGCCTCATCGACCTGAGACATTTGCGGATGAAGGTCATCGTTCTTTCCGCTCTGGGCGGGGTCGCGATCGTCGTGAACTGGCTCCTGCTCTTCGCCGCCTATCCCCGCGCCTCGATCTCCATCGCGACCATGGTCTACAACACGCAGCCCTTCATGCTGCTCGGGCTCGGTGCGCTTTTTCTCGGTGAGAAGATCACCGCCAGCAAGCTCCTCTGGCTCTCGCTCTCCTTCGCAGGCATGATCGCGATCGTCCTCGCCAAGCCCGCGGGCACTTATGAACCCAGCGACTATCTCGCCGGGATAGCACTGTCGCTCGGCGCCGCCTTCTTCTACGCCATCGCGGCGCTCGTCACCAAGCTCCTCAAGGGCACGCCGCCGCATCTGATCGCGCTGGTGCAGGTCATCACCGGAGCGGCCATGCTCGCCCCCTTCGCCCTTGTCGCGCCGCTGCCGCAGGGAATGGTCCAGTGGGCGCTGCTGCTGACCGTCGGTGTAGTTCATACCGGCATCATGTATATTCTGCTTTACGGCGCCATACAGAAGCTGCCGACCCACATGACAGGCGCCCTTTCCTTCATCTATCCGGTAGCCGCGATCCTGGTGGACCGCATCGCGTTCGGCCACGCTCTGCAGCCGGTGCAGATCGCGGGCTCGGTCGCGATCCTCATTGCTGCCGCGGGCACCAATCTCGGCTGGACCCTTAAGCCTTCGTCACCGTCCGCCAAGCGTCCGGCGGAAGGAAGCCTCTAA
- a CDS encoding peptide chain release factor 3, translating to MAESIAEAVSRRRTFAIISHPDAGKTTLTEKLLLFGGAIQLAGEVKAKKDRIQTRSDWMKIERERGISVVTSVMTFEYNDTVFNLLDTPGHEDFADDTYRTLTAVDAAVMVIDAAKGIEPRTLKLFEVCRLRDIPIITFVNKMDRESRDPFEILDEVEQKLALDCAPVTWPIGRSKTFCGTYHLATDEVRGADTQERLTKVNDPEMASHRLPENERDTFIEETSLAIEACKPFDRKAFLEGHLTPVFFGSALRNFGVRDLINALADFAPPPRAQVADIRTVEATDDRMTAFVFKIQANMDPNHRDRIAFVRVCSGKLERGMKARLSRTGKQMGLTAPQFFFASQRQLADTAFAGDVVGIPNHGTLRIGDTLTEGEPLVFQGVPNFAPEILRRVRLEDAMKAKKLKEALQQMAEEGVVQLFSPDDGAPAIVGVVGALQLDVLRERLQAEYSLPVSFEMSRFSICRWISAESPADLEKFIATHRGDIARDLDGDPVYLAQDGFSLRYESERYPAVKMVAIKEYHVAKAA from the coding sequence ATGGCCGAAAGCATTGCCGAGGCGGTCTCCCGCCGCCGCACATTTGCGATCATTTCGCACCCGGACGCCGGTAAGACGACGCTCACCGAGAAGCTTCTGCTCTTCGGCGGCGCGATCCAGCTCGCCGGCGAGGTCAAGGCCAAGAAGGACCGTATCCAGACCCGCTCGGACTGGATGAAGATCGAGCGCGAGCGCGGCATCTCGGTCGTCACCTCGGTGATGACCTTCGAATACAACGATACCGTTTTCAACCTGCTCGACACGCCCGGTCACGAAGACTTTGCCGACGACACCTATCGCACGCTGACGGCGGTCGATGCAGCCGTCATGGTGATCGACGCGGCCAAGGGTATCGAGCCGCGCACGCTCAAGCTCTTCGAGGTCTGCCGCCTGCGCGATATCCCGATCATCACCTTCGTCAACAAGATGGACCGCGAAAGCCGCGACCCCTTCGAAATCCTCGACGAGGTCGAGCAGAAGCTGGCGCTCGACTGCGCGCCGGTCACCTGGCCGATCGGCCGCTCCAAGACCTTCTGCGGCACCTATCATCTTGCCACCGACGAGGTGCGCGGCGCCGACACGCAGGAGCGGCTGACCAAGGTCAACGATCCGGAAATGGCTTCGCACCGTCTGCCCGAGAACGAACGCGACACCTTCATCGAGGAAACGTCGCTGGCGATCGAGGCGTGCAAGCCCTTCGACCGCAAGGCTTTCCTCGAAGGCCATCTGACGCCGGTGTTCTTCGGCTCGGCGCTGCGGAACTTCGGCGTGCGCGACCTGATCAATGCGCTCGCCGACTTCGCGCCGCCGCCGCGGGCCCAGGTTGCCGACATCCGCACCGTCGAGGCGACGGACGACAGGATGACCGCCTTCGTCTTCAAGATCCAGGCGAACATGGACCCGAACCACCGCGACCGCATCGCTTTCGTCCGCGTCTGCTCGGGCAAGCTCGAGCGCGGCATGAAGGCGCGGCTGTCGCGCACCGGCAAGCAGATGGGCCTGACGGCGCCGCAATTCTTCTTTGCCTCGCAGCGCCAGCTCGCCGATACGGCTTTCGCCGGCGACGTCGTCGGCATCCCGAACCACGGCACGCTGAGGATCGGCGATACGCTGACGGAGGGCGAGCCGCTCGTGTTCCAGGGCGTGCCGAACTTCGCACCGGAAATTCTCCGCCGCGTCCGGCTGGAAGATGCGATGAAGGCGAAGAAGCTGAAAGAGGCGCTGCAACAGATGGCGGAGGAGGGCGTCGTGCAGCTCTTTTCTCCGGACGACGGTGCGCCTGCGATCGTCGGCGTCGTCGGCGCGCTTCAGCTCGACGTTCTCAGGGAACGCCTGCAGGCGGAATACAGCCTGCCGGTCTCCTTCGAGATGTCGCGCTTCTCCATCTGCCGCTGGATCTCCGCCGAGAGCCCGGCTGATCTCGAAAAGTTCATCGCGACCCACCGCGGCGACATCGCGCGAGACCTCGACGGCGACCCGGTATACCTGGCGCAGGACGGGTTCTCGCTGCGCTACGAGTCGGAGCGCTATCCGGCGGTCAAGATGGTGGCGATCAAGGAGTATCACGTCGCCAAGGCGGCGTGA
- the dut gene encoding dUTP diphosphatase, whose product MHTPENRPALTPGLTLVRLPHGEGLDLPAYETAGAAGMDLRAALPADEPMTIRPGERALVPTGFIFEIPAGHEGQIRPRSGLAFKHGITCLNTPGTVDSDYRGEVKVLLVNLGAEDFAVERGMRIAQMVIAPVTRLAIREAGGATTTARGAGGFGSTGTK is encoded by the coding sequence ATGCACACGCCCGAAAATCGACCTGCCCTGACCCCTGGCCTCACCCTCGTCCGTCTGCCTCATGGCGAGGGTCTCGACCTGCCGGCCTACGAGACCGCGGGTGCCGCCGGCATGGACCTGCGCGCGGCCCTGCCGGCCGACGAACCGATGACGATCCGGCCGGGAGAGCGCGCATTGGTCCCGACGGGCTTTATCTTCGAGATCCCCGCCGGTCATGAAGGACAGATCCGGCCGCGCTCCGGGCTGGCCTTCAAGCACGGCATCACCTGCCTCAACACGCCGGGCACCGTCGACAGCGACTATCGCGGAGAGGTGAAGGTGCTGCTCGTCAATCTCGGTGCGGAGGATTTCGCGGTCGAGCGCGGCATGCGTATCGCCCAGATGGTAATCGCCCCGGTGACCCGGCTGGCGATCCGCGAGGCGGGTGGCGCGACGACGACGGCGCGCGGGGCTGGCGGCTTCGGCTCGACCGGAACTAAATAA
- a CDS encoding GFA family protein, with translation MHIDGQCHCGFVTYEAEIDPEHVTICHCTDCQRLTGTAYRVSTSTPRSSFRLTGGEPKLYVKTGENGRKRLQFFCPNCGSPVYTTGTDEDAEEIGIRVGTVNQRRELAPRKQIWCSSALPWSGDIGKLPGLPRD, from the coding sequence ATGCATATCGACGGCCAGTGCCATTGCGGCTTCGTTACCTACGAGGCGGAGATCGATCCGGAGCACGTGACGATCTGCCATTGCACCGATTGCCAACGGCTGACCGGCACCGCCTACCGCGTCAGCACCAGCACGCCGCGATCATCGTTCCGGCTGACCGGCGGCGAGCCGAAGCTTTATGTCAAGACCGGCGAAAACGGACGCAAGCGGCTGCAGTTCTTCTGCCCCAATTGCGGCTCACCGGTCTACACGACGGGCACGGACGAGGACGCCGAGGAGATCGGCATCCGCGTCGGCACCGTAAACCAGCGGCGCGAACTTGCACCACGCAAGCAGATCTGGTGTTCCTCCGCCCTGCCCTGGTCCGGCGACATCGGCAAGCTGCCGGGGCTGCCTCGGGATTGA